In the Primulina eburnea isolate SZY01 chromosome 15, ASM2296580v1, whole genome shotgun sequence genome, aaatttataaatagcatataaaaatattatcccCACAGCATGATAAATCTTCACTGATTATCACACCAGGTGGGTCCTACAAACCCATACATGCTACATTTTCTTTCTATAAATAATCCTCAACTAGCATTTGCATAATCACATCAatcaataatattaaaaaaaaagaagaagaaagaaataAGAGAGGACCAAGATGTCCGGGGGAAGAGGCAGTGCATTGATAGTTCTGACGGTGGTGATGGCAATGGCGGTGGTTTTCCACGGTCAAGTGACAGAAGCTGCCACTTACACGGTGGGCGGCAGCGGCGGCTGGACCTTCAATGTGGCCGGTTGGCCTAGAGGCAAGACCTTCAAGGCCTGGCGACGTACTAGGTAAGTATCAGTATATTTAGTATAACTTCAAACTAAACAAAATAAGGCAAATGTTTGTATTTGAACGTCTTAAATTTATTGTATACATTCAGTTCAAACTTAGAACGAAagatcttagaaaatctttgtGACGTTATTTCAAATCCCTCCTCCAATTTAGTCatttgaattccatgcatttcatgatttatattttgttgttgATTTGCAGTGTTTAATTACGGGCCCGGGGCTCACAATGTGGTGAGGGTGAACAGAGCGGGATACAGCGGATGCAACGCCCCTAGAGGGGCTCAATCGTTTCAGAGTGGGAGAGATCAGATCAAACTCGCAAAGGGACAAAATTTCTTCATTTGCAGTTATGCAGGGCACTGCGAAGCTGGAATGAAGATTGCTGTAACTGCAACTTAATTGACATGtttctttcaattttaaatttccaAAACTCTCTATGAGATTgcaatattattaaaataaaaatcttcAGGATGAGTACTGCTCGTAAACTTTGAACTTTTAAGTCATTTGTGTCGTCGTGTTCTTGATGATCTGACTTTATAACATCGTgtctattatttaaatatatatgtatgtatgtgtatGTATGTATGGACTAAGCTTTATAGTTTATACCAAGTTTCTAAAAACCGTAAAGCGCTCCGAAGCGCAGATGTCGAGCTCCAAGTTTTTCAAGTTTAAGTGAGATTAGTATGTGCTTAAGCGTGGAAAAACAATTTTTATCTTTAATGTAATTGTAGTAatctcaaaccaataaatagataaaataacacataaatatgataaatttaagtttgatgcattaattctcatatttataaaaacataaaaatctcTTTTGTGAGCATTCAATCagtttataaaatataatttaattttcaaatacagACATTCCCTATTAAATTTATAGAATATTTATGTTCTCAAATTTaggatattaatatattataattttgtataattttttggATGGTTggtattcattttttttttttgaaaaaagcgCAAATAAGTTAAAAGATGGACTAATTGCATCAACACCAACCgtgaaaaaaatagaaaaatagaaaaaaaaattcaaaattaatagtATTTTAGACTATGTGTTtttaaaatcatgcataaaaccTCTTGCCGATGGGTTAAACTGTgcctattttttttataacttAAGGGTAAAACgtgtttcatttttttttaaaaaaatgaaagatgTATTAACTTCTTAatatatttaaaagattttatatCTTTTACACTTTTCACAAAAGAGATTGATACAATTAGCCCGTTAAGAGATATATAAACAAAGAGAATAAAACATTTACAAAAAGGCAAAAGCTTatatgagacggtttcacgagtcgtattttgtgagacatatattttatttgggtcatccataaaaaaatattattttttattatgaatatcgatatggtTGATCCGTCCCACacataaaaattcgtgagacagtctcacaaaaAACTTAATCTTACGAAAATATACTTAGTAATCAATGAAACTTTAAATAGGCCCAACCCAAGACAAGCATCGTGTAGTAGCTAGCGTTCATGATTTTTCCTTCTTTTATATTGCCTTTTTCTTCCTCCTGCGATGTTGGTTCGGTCTTATATATGAAACAAAAACTAAATTTGAGAAGTTTGTATTTGAAGTACTCgcacaaattaaattaattctccCATTTTTGGTGGCTTTTATGTTGTTCTTTGATGGAAGCACTGTCGGATCTAGGATTTTAGCggtgacaaatctgtcaatttcTGGTAGTGATCGTCATTTTCGGTTCTTTTCGCTAACGTTTTAAcgtaattttgaaatttatttttttaaagtatttttgaaataattttttatttttaaattaatatttaaaaacccGATCCTATGATATTAAAACATGAGAGGACCTTGAAGTAATTTCCAGGTTGGTGGAAAATCACATCCAACCGGAACACCGTCAAGAAGGAATCAAATTCTCTTGGAAAGACTGTTTTAGAATCTATACATCTTTACAGGGTTATTCTTAATCTTTATGTATGTACTCgaactaaaaaaaaattagaaaagatCTTATAGATGATTGAACATCGTCTATGAGAATCGTAGACAATAAATCCGCCATTATTTTTGCTATCGGCCACATATAACAAcaataattcaaaaaaaattgtTCGGCCGAGTTTTAAATCCGAGGAGACTTCTATAAATATAAGCATAATGAAGTTCAAGGCATCGATCATTTCttcaattttatttcaaataaatttgtAATGTTTTTCTTTCTAGTTTATGTGTTTTATATTTCAAGCTGTGATAAGTAGTTAAACAAGTTTCTCATTATCTATAAGATGCTGCTATTATAATACTATTCATATTTGTGAATAAAACTACCGGGCCTTTTTGCCCATctcatttattattttcaaaattaaatcaATCACAACACTTTGAGGTAGGAAACAAAACAAGGTTGTGCTaagtgctgctgaaggaatctcCGTCAAGAATCATTAGTTGCAACTGTACGTGTGGTTAGGCTGTGGGGAGCTGTCTGTAAAACTCTGTAGACATGACCCGGTTGCATTTCGATCAAAaagatataatatttattttatttcatggaagcatgaTGGGTCATTAAAATGGATCCATATCATATAAACCGGAAATCTTGCATATCCTTATTATGTCTTTAGGCGATATCTCTCTAGATAGACTTGATAGGTATAAAAACGCCCCATACTCGGAtctaaaaaaaagaagaagagagaGTAAATAAAACGGAGAACAAGGGTAAATTTGAAATTAAGTTCTAATTGGGTCAAAATAGAAAACACGAACGATACAATTGTCACACTGAAAACCTGAAGGATAAAAATGGGAATGGATATAAACAATATGAACATAATAATGAATTATTTCTGTTTTTTACTAATATTTTAGATCTGTTTCAATATGAAAAAAAAtagtgaaaaataaaattaaaatttaggtTTTGGTTTCATGGGAGATATACACGCTTAACATCAATACATCTAAAGACAAAAGTTTAGTTACCTCAACAAAAGCCTAATTTTAGTTCAGTGATAGAGATTGAAATTGGTCCAATTGAAAACGAACCGATTAACCCACCAAACCAAAAGagtcaaataaataaaatttaaatacaaaCTTAAAAATGGCGATCTTATATGTGTCGATATCAGTGATGACTCATTATTTCGATGAATCATTTCTTTGGACATAAGAAGATTATGGATACACTTACTCAAAATCTCATTTATCAGATTCTATGATGGAAGAAACCATTTTTTCCGAAGAAACCACGTACTTTTAGCATAGCATTCGAATCTCTGCccaaatcaaaattttctttaGAGATCAAATCTTCTTATCCAAGCCTAATATACAACTTACAATATGATAAGGAAGTAACTGCATTTAacatgacaaaaaaaaaagtaattttgCCAAGTGGAGGTTTAGGATTTGAACGTGATATCTGATCAAGAATTGCATATACTAtataatttttggaaaataaaaactataaaaTATATCTGAAAATTGACCTTCATTTTAGGATTTGAAGGTAATAATATACTATGTTCAAATGACTAAGTGGGTGtcatttcttaaataaatatggAGGGAATGTCATTAATTTAAATAACTACATTGTTTCTAATTTTCTTGAGGCATTtaatattacataaaaataatcaagtgagatcatctcatgagtcaaatatatcaaaattattatttttcattgtaaAACATAATTTATCGTAAGTTATATGTTATGAAGAAATATTGTGTAACTATATTTTTGATGTGTCGGTACCCAAATTTAGATATTTGTGTGTAAACTCGAGTAATTGCGCGAAAGTTAAGGAAACATTAGAAAGGTGTGAGCTTGAGTAATTATGCGAAAGTTAAAATTCTTCATTGAAGTCAATACTTTTTACATAGACATGCTTTTGCAGCAActcctaatttattatatatactcAGACTTTCatgtttttcaaaaatatatattattaaagaacttgttaaataaataaatatttttttttaatcgattaccatttttttccttttatcaAAATATCGTGTTTTATGACAATTTATCAAATTATGGTACAAAAAATTATCCACGATGTCCCTCCACGCGAGAAGACAAGAGTTACACTTTGTTGGAAAATTATACTCTATTAAATTGATCTGATACATATTTACGACGATGACACGCACATGCACGtccagggacggatccaggaatagaAGTTggggggcttgaactcaatatgataagttatatattattaaaaaaaaattacattatatcgttcaacgaagttgtgctctacgagattttaaaacataaaattcattaataatagaatttacatcaatatgtttaggtaaatctcgttcaatatagagtgtcaaacaatcggcaagaaagtcatcctcctATTTAattgcgaagtgccgtcttcacatacttcattgctgaaaaagcccgctcagtagtggcagtaaacacaggtaatgtcaaaacaagattaatgttccattttgaaaaatttcaagttataatcctaaacaagaataaaataattattaaataaataaacaagtaatagtcaatcaacaactcaacaacaaacaatcaagaaaccacaaatcacgcacagagaagctataaaaaacaaaataaaaaatgtatagccGATTCTTACCTGGATTGTTGCCTTGCCGATGAGCAATTCGATTTCTTCGGGAGTCCGCAATTCTATTTTGTCGCTAAAGGGCTTGGGACTAGGGAGAGAGATTTTGTAGAATTGAGGTGGGGCGGATCAGAGGATATGAGATGAATTTGGTCTCATCTTTGTAAATGGACGGGACTTGATTGGACTAAGACATTGATgtacgacggtttttgaaacaaccgtcgctattagcaacggtttttcaaaaaacagtcgctactgtttgaattaaaaccgtcgccgatctagatcggagtaaaaccgtcgcaaatattaacgacggtttctgaaaaaccgtcgctaaaaaaaaagtgggctgggctacagcccagtaCAGCCCATGTATAAATCCGTCTCTGTGTACGTCTAAGATGTGTATGTGTATATATGTAGAATGTAGTAGACTAGTAAAAATGTacgtgtaaaaaataatattttttaacagACAGAATTTATTTGACaaacatgatcgatgcagccgATATAGGAATCCAATGCTTATGATTTTAGTGCCCAAAACCCAATGATATTTCCCCACCTTCGCACTCGAATTGGGATTGTGCTTTAAACATGTAAAAGTGGAGGTCAGACCATTTATCATTACTCAtcacaaaaattaataaataaataaataaacattatattaataatatataaattaatatgtAATTCGGGCCCATAAATTGTACGAAAGACATTAACGGTTGACTTTACTGTcttaaataatttcaaaattctATAAAGTAGTTCGTTATTAACTTATTATATATGCattatcaatccataaaactcacacatttttttatttattatacatACAttctattttttcaaaaaacattaacgttctacatttttttttgttttcctaCTACTGAATTGTAAGTAAACTCCCTCTTGCTTGTTTAAATGTGTTGAATCAAGCTAATTAATTAATcacctatttttttttaaaataataataataataatcagaatTCTAACATTGAGTTATAACGACATATTCCAAAACATGATATACCTTAAATATTTAGAGTGAATTTAAGTTCACAAATATTTAGAGGTGATCTGCAAGAAAAAATTGCACTTCAAATTACATTGATTTTCtcttctttctcacatagattCATATTTATAGCTGATAATAAAGTACAAAACTTCATCCTCGAAACCAAATATTTTCGGATGGATGTAGGTAGTACTAGTTCTATATCTATGAGCTTagagatttaaatttaaatgtgATCAACCGAAAGAGAtactaatttttcaaaataccaGTTTGGACTTTGATCCATATACGATATTAAACGTGAACCCAATATGGAATGCAGTCAATTGAGTTGCGTAAATAAATGacgaaaaattcaaataaaagaagATGTAGAGATACCAGGAATATGATCTTGATTGTGGGAGCTCGCTAGGGTTTATTAATGGAAGTTGAAGAGGAGTTCTCAAAGAGAAATCTACAGGGCTAATTTGACAAGCTGGCCGCCTCCGCCTTCGCCTCCGCCGTTGGACGATCATGGAGGTGGACAGAATGCCAAAGTAACTCTGCAATATTACTCCTGAGAAACCCTACATCAGACACACATATAATAAGATCAGAAAGATGCGGTAGGTAAGTTACCTTCTTTAATatataaagacaaaaacttgtgtgacggtatcacgggtcgtattttatgagatggatctcttatttgggtcatccatgaaaaaagtattactttttatgttaagagtaatacattttattgtgaatatcggttatttggatcatccatgaaaaagtattactttttattgtgaatatcggtagggttaacccgtctcacagataaaaattcgtgagaccgtctcacaacagATCTACTCATATATAAATTTactatatgtatgtgtgtgtaagtgtgtgtATTTATGTGCATATATGGTCAAATTAATTTAAAGCAGATTACTATATAAGGCATTTTGGTCATTTAAATTCGAAATCTAGTTTTTAGGAAAAACAATGAGAATGGAACATGGAGTGTTTTAGGAAAAGTCGAAAGAGTTTTATATGTGTAGGTATGGAACATATAACAACATGTGATTAATGTATTAGTGATTCACGGAATAACTCCTATGAGTTCGTTCGTGTCAGTacatgtcaattttgtgagacagatcttctACCCGATCTGCATACCtatgtaaaaaatattattttttcaataaGTTTTTTACTTCGAGTATGGATTCGAGTACCCGACTCACGGATATAGATCCGCTATATCCACCTCACAAGAGACGAACTACTCATAATTCCATAAGGTTGCTTTTGTATTCAAGGAAAAATAAATTGGAAAGTAGaccaaaaattaaaaacaaaaaaaaaagaaaagaaaagaaacctTTACCACCATCCGCCGCTGATGATATTATCGATCGTATATGGAATTGAAATcatgtgaaaaatattttgtaatataaaatacaaaaatgTCAACAATCTTACACCTTTTGTGgatataataata is a window encoding:
- the LOC140814352 gene encoding LOW QUALITY PROTEIN: basic blue protein-like (The sequence of the model RefSeq protein was modified relative to this genomic sequence to represent the inferred CDS: deleted 1 base in 1 codon); amino-acid sequence: MSGGRGSALIVLTVVMAMAVVFHGQVTEAATYTVGGSGGWTFNVAGWPRGKTFKAGDVLVFNYGPGAHNVVRVNRAGYSGCNAPRGAQSFQSGRDQIKLAKGQNFFICSYAGHCEAGMKIAVTAT